In the Microcoleus sp. FACHB-831 genome, GATAATTCCAGATATCCAGAAAATCGTGCAAATAGAAGCCGAGATGTTTGAAGGACTGCCTTATGACAGGTATGTTTTTCTGTTGCATCTGGCATCTCAGGGCGCTGGTGGTTTGGAACACAAAAACTGTTGTACGTTAAATTACTCGCGCTTAGGCTTTCGGGCGAAGGATAAATACAATCAGTTTATGGAGTTGGTGGCGCACGAGTTCTTTCACTTGTGGAATGTCAAGCGCATCCGCCCTAAAGCATTAGAGGTGTTTGATTACGAAAACGAAAATTACACTCCCTCTCTGTGGTTTTCCGAGGGGGCCACAAGTTACTATGACTTGCTGATTCCGCTGCGGGCTGGTATTTATGATACCAAGACATTTTTGGCTAATTTGGGTAAAGAACTGACTCGCTTTCTTACAACGCCAGGGCGGTTAGTGCAGCCAGTAAGCGAGTCGAGTTTTGATGCGTGGATTAAGCTATATCGACCTGATGCAAATAGCGGCAATTCGCAAATTTCTTATTACGTGAAAGGGGAATTAATTTCTTTGTTGCTGGATTTGCTGATTAGAGCGCGTCATGAAAATAAGCGATCGCTCGATGATGTCATGCGCCAAATGTGGCAGCAATTTGGTAAAGAGGAAATCGGTTTTACTCCAGAACAGTTGCAACAGATAATTGAATCTGTTGCTGGCGATGATTTAAGCGACTTCTTTAAGCGGTACGTTGATGGGACTGAAGAGTTGCCTTTTGAGGAATACTTGGAACCCTTTGGCTTGCGGCTGGAACCGGAAATAGAAGAGGATCTACCACCCTATTTAGGCATAACTGTTAAATCACAAAACGGGCGCGAGATAATTCAGTTTGTTGAATATAGTTCTCCAGCGCAACTAGCGGGAATTGATGCTAATGATGAGTTGCTGGCGATTAATGGGATACGGGTGAGTGCAGAACAGTTGAGCGATCGCTTGAAAGATTACCAACCTGGAAACGCGATCGCTGTCTCAATTTTCCATCAAGATCAACTCCGCACCTGCAATGTAACTTTAGACGAACCCCGCCCCACCCGCTATCAAGTTGTGCTGCTGGAAAATCCCTCCGACGCCCAGAAACAAAACCTAACTGGGTGGTTGGGTAGTTATTAGTTATAAATGGGTATTTTGTAAAAGTTAGGAGGTGTAATCTTCTTGGTTGGAAGCACTTGGGATGAGGTTGAGGAGATATTTTCCTAACTTTTCTTGACACTTGCATAACCCAAACATAACCCCCAGCCCCTCTCTTGAAAAGTCTGAGTGGCTGGAGGTTATGTCAACAACTTTAAACAATATTAACTGGACAATGGGAGAGAAATATGTAAAGTTGTTTGTACGCTGGGGAGACTTTCGATAGTCAATTCTCCTCCATGTAATTCAGCCAAGCGTTGAACAATAGCTAGCCCTAAGCCTGAACCTTGCTGTTCGTAGAGTTTGCGCTCAAATTGCATACAGGCTCCTACTTTGGCGATTTGTTCGGCGTTCATACCCCGTCCGCGATCGCTCACGTATATATTAAATGTATTGTTCTGACAAATACTTTTGACGTAAACTGAGGTTGCAGTTGCAGAAAATTTGAAGGCATTATCAATTAATTCTTCAACAATCTTCCTCAGTTTGTCTTCGGAGATTTGAACAGTTGCATCCTGCAATTCTAATGACAAATCTGCTTCTCTACCAACATCTTTAGCTTTTTTGCGAGCAACTTCTGCGATCGCTTTCTGCGGATTCTTCGTTTGACTATTCCGCAGTTCCTCAACTCGCTCCGGCTTACTTGCCATTAATTCAAGATCTGCATATAGGAGAAAATTCAGGATCAGCCTGTTTAAACGGATCGCCGAAGAATTAATATCTGAAAGCATTTCCACAACTTCTTCTTTTTCCATCAAATCATATGATTCGATAAGAAGTTCTGAAAATGCCATAATCCCATTGAGGGGGGTACGCAATTCGTGGGGAAGTGACTTGACGATATTACTCCGCAACTCCTCCAGCTTTTCTTGGGATTGTCTATCCCCGGCTACCTTTTTTGCTAATCGAGTGGTGATAGCTCCCAGCAGTTCTTTTACGGTAAACGGCTTGGTGAGATAATCATCTGCTCCCAGTTCCATACCTTGACGCAAATCTGCTTTGCTAGCTTTGGCGGTGAGAAAAATAAAGGGAATCATCGCCGTTGCGGGGTTTTGGCGCA is a window encoding:
- a CDS encoding M61 family metallopeptidase, which produces MTEATAIRPANLSNTAPAIHYQVAMPQPESHLFEVELRVENWQNAVLDLKMPVWTPGSYLVREYSKHLQNFSSTSSDGESLNWQKLSKNHWQLQTAGRSEITVRYRIFANELTVRTNHLDSTHGYFNGAALFFFIPGLEQQPIRVKIVPPRPEWRVTTPLPQVSGEANTFYATDFDTLVDSPFEIGIHQLYDFEILGKPHQLAIWGEGNADAQRIIPDIQKIVQIEAEMFEGLPYDRYVFLLHLASQGAGGLEHKNCCTLNYSRLGFRAKDKYNQFMELVAHEFFHLWNVKRIRPKALEVFDYENENYTPSLWFSEGATSYYDLLIPLRAGIYDTKTFLANLGKELTRFLTTPGRLVQPVSESSFDAWIKLYRPDANSGNSQISYYVKGELISLLLDLLIRARHENKRSLDDVMRQMWQQFGKEEIGFTPEQLQQIIESVAGDDLSDFFKRYVDGTEELPFEEYLEPFGLRLEPEIEEDLPPYLGITVKSQNGREIIQFVEYSSPAQLAGIDANDELLAINGIRVSAEQLSDRLKDYQPGNAIAVSIFHQDQLRTCNVTLDEPRPTRYQVVLLENPSDAQKQNLTGWLGSY
- a CDS encoding response regulator, whose protein sequence is MTKILVIEDQEDLREIILEMLDSENFAALGAENGQIGVQLAQSYKPDLIICDVMMPELDGYGVITALRQNPATAMIPFIFLTAKASKADLRQGMELGADDYLTKPFTVKELLGAITTRLAKKVAGDRQSQEKLEELRSNIVKSLPHELRTPLNGIMAFSELLIESYDLMEKEEVVEMLSDINSSAIRLNRLILNFLLYADLELMASKPERVEELRNSQTKNPQKAIAEVARKKAKDVGREADLSLELQDATVQISEDKLRKIVEELIDNAFKFSATATSVYVKSICQNNTFNIYVSDRGRGMNAEQIAKVGACMQFERKLYEQQGSGLGLAIVQRLAELHGGELTIESLPSVQTTLHISLPLSS